In Corvus moneduloides isolate bCorMon1 chromosome 6, bCorMon1.pri, whole genome shotgun sequence, the sequence CCGCCAGCACCTCCGCCAGGGACACCACGGGTTCCTCCGCGCCGCTCCCAGCGCTCCCCGGCTCGGCGCCCTCAGGAGCCGCCGCCTCCATCGCGGGGCCGCGAAGGCCGAGGAGCGCGAAGCGAGGCGGGAAACCCGGGGCCAAGGAGGCGCCAGGGGGCGCCACAGCGGAAGCGGAATCGCGCGCGCCCCACGTGACCGGGGGCGGTGTGtcagcgcggggcggggggcgcggccGGCACGTGACGGGAGGGGAGGGCACGTGAGCAGCGGGCGGTGATGGCGGAGCCTGTGGCGGGGACGGAGCCGGGCCTGCGTCAGGATCTGGTGGCGGAGCTGCGGGGCCGCGACGGGCGGACGCGGACGGTGCGCGTGCCATACCCGGTGGCGGAGGAGGGCGAGGCCGCCCAGCTGCGCGGGCTCCGGCGGGCCCTGAGCGAGCTGCAGGAGCGGGTGGTGGAGATGCTGGCCCcgctggtgcaggaggagcgggcggcggcgggcggcgcgcgGCGCGGTGAGTGGGGGGGGCGCGCCGAGGGGGCTCCGCCGGGCCCGGggcgccgcccgcgccccgcacCGTTCACTCGTGCCCGCCCGAACTCTGGCAGGTGATGGCGGAGATGACGACGACTACGATGACGACGAGGAGGATCAAGGCGAAGACGAAAACAACGTGGACACGGCAGCGAGCGGCGATGATCCTCCCCTGAAGCGGACGAAGGTGCAGCAGCCGTGAGGATGGCGCTAGAGGCCGGGTCTGCGCCAAGACAGTCCCGTTCGGCTGTACCGACTGTAAGTGTCCCGGGCCCGCTGCACGGGCCGGCTCCTGCGgcgctgctgctcctgtttaaATGCGAAATGTCCATCCCGACAGTTATGTTTTAATGCGGAAACCTGACCGAAAGGATAGGCCTGGGTGCGAGGAGCGTGTTGCTTACAGGGTGCCAGTGTTATGCTGACAACAGTTTTTTGGTAAACTAGTTGACAAGTGTAAAACTTTTTTCACAAATCTTCTGATTGGTATGTTTTTTAATAACTTATTCCAAGTCACAGTATTTTATCATGTGACaccacttttaaaataaaggaataaaatctgaaaagagTTGTTTTGTCAAATATGATCTTTAGAAGTACAAGACAACTTGTATTTgtatgaagaaaaagcaatataAGACCACTATAACTATCAAAACTAACAAGCATGTGTAGGACTGTGTCCATTCCTGTACAATCCTACAGTGGAAGATTATTTTTGCCTATCATCTTCAAGGTTTAGTCACCTATTAATCAAGAATGCCTCTGTGAACAGGTGTAAAACACTTGATAGTCAGTCCATAGAGCCTAAGAGTCTTCTCTAGCAGAATTCAACTGCTTGAATGAATAGTGggcaaagcttttattttcactttgtgTTCTGCTGGCATAAGTTTGTTTATATATTATGGAAACTGAGCAAATCTTGAGACTTACATATGGAGGACAAGGtgtggaaataaatgaatttttataaGGACAAAATTGTTTGAAATGCAGAGAGGAGTCAGAAGTGAGGTCCAGTAAATGTATCCTTGACATTTATGTACTCAGATACTCTTAAGATACTCTGTTGGCAGATGGGATAGAAGCATAACTGAAAAGACCGACTCCGAAGACCAAGGAGGTTTAGTTGCTTAGAGTGAGAGAAAATTACACTCACTCTGATGTCTTGTCAGGCTGCAACATCTTGAAGTGATAACATGCTTTAAGTGTTCTAGGGTAGATGATTTATTGCAGGAAGTGTCTTACCAAAATGACAAAGGCAACACTTAGTACAAAATAGTAGTCTGATAAGTGTATCAGAAGAGCTCTTTCACATGATCTGTGTTAAAATGATGACATCTTCTATGAGCTTTGTTCTGCAGCTTTGGAAGCTTGTTGTACACCTTCATCTGAGAGaagtgttttcccttttcctccacacAAAACACTCCAGAAACAGTATGAACTGTGTGATGGCTGAAAAGCAACATTTAACATTAGGCAAGAATTTGTGGCCTTTACATATAGACTGTGTAAACTAGTCCACTGGCATGTCATGGTGTAAAGCAACAGGCCCTAACTTTCTTAGCACAGGAGTAAGTGCAGGTACCATTCCAGAAATGggatacttctttttttctgtcagccTGGACACGGGAATAAGCTGCACCTGAGTATCCAGAAAATACCAGTGAACACTGAGTCAAAAAAAACCAGTTAAATATCTGCCTTTAAAGAATCTTTGCTAGTCTTTATTGTAGCTACAAAAACTTTCAAGTGACTAAAAAGAGCACTGGAGCTTCAGGGGACCTTAACGCAATTCCAAGTTGTAGGTTTGCTTGTGACAAAGGTGCCCTGACTCAATAGACCTCATTTTTCTGAGTTGCTTCGAGGTTACCAGGCACAGGAAACACTAGTGTGATGTAGTTCCCTACCCTCCCAATCCCCTACAGCTGTGTTCTGAACCCCATCTGGGGAGCCCCTAAATCAACAGTGGCCCCTGAATTTTAGGCAGAGGAAATGccttgatggaaaaaaaagatgttgtATTCTTCACCTCAGAGAGATGCAGTGCTTTTGTACTTAACCAATCTTCAAGTGGGCATAGAACAAGCTCAGTTCACCACATCTGCACTGTTTAGTGCAGTTTGTATGTCTTATTAATAGAACTTGGTTTTACTGGCCCAAGGGGGCTCTGGATTTCCTCACTAAAGGGGAGAATGCTGGTATGTTTGTATGGAATTAAAAGATCTGATGTGACACTAAATTCTTGGTACTATTTAGATGAGAACCAACTACTTTTACTAGTtacaaaacagaacaacaaaaatgtCAAAGCATGTCTCCTTCACAAAGACTGAAATTATAGGACATACTCTATTGTTActgttttgaaatactgaatttgCTGGTTCAAACAACTTTGAGGCTAAATTCACAAAGGAACTCAAAAAAACCAGCTTAAATCTCGAGTATGGCAAGGCTCTCAGTTctgtgagggagaggaggcaaTCCCATTATGCCCAGTAATTGGGGCATTGTCTAAAAGTGCAGGACCTTTCCTAGCTCTCAGGAGAGAGATCCACAGTCATCATTTTTATTAAAGGATTTGAATGCCATTCACCCACTGCAGCCCCTTTAATTCCCACTCACTCCATCTTAAAAGGTAATTTATACACAAGCTGTTATGAATGTCAGATTCTCTGCAAAATACCCAGTAGTGTGACAGTTGGGACATCGTGGGGTGTAATTTATGGTGACTAGGTTAGCACTCAGCAGTGTGAACACCCGAGCAGTGGTTCTGGGCACATGCACCAGCCAATTGGACTAGGCATGGGCTAGGAGGACTGAATTGAGCAGAAGTACCTTTTTATGGCTTGTAGCATGTTCTTTCTTCCCAGAAGAAACCTGCACCATAGGGGTATCTTTAAGGAGAGCTAAGATAAGTCAGTTCCTAAAATGTAACTACGTGATAAAGTTTATTAAACTGCTTTTGTGCATTAGGTCATTTGTAGAAAACTGGTTCTCATCAAAGACTGTGACataaaaaggagaattttttaaaaactaacaGGAGAGCATCCTTTTAAGAGAACAATGGACCAGACAAGAGAAAGTAAGCAGAGTTAATGCGTATTCTGCACCAACTGGAAAGCTTTGTTCCAAGGATAAGTCaatcttcatatttttaatttaaaaaagaaatcaaacttgCAGTCCTACTTTGTTGCTGGAAGAAACATGTTATAAGGAACACATTTTATTGCAACTTACTTTTGTCGAAGTTTGAAGGGCTGCAGCCTCATGTTATGCTCTTCACTGGACCTGCTCCCATGTGGCAGGAAGTGAAGAACAGGCTAAGTAGCACTTACAGATATGTGGCAGACATATGGGAAGGGACTGTCAGGTGAAGGTCAAGCAGCTAAAGAAACTAACACTGAGACTGCTCAAGTGATGTTCAAGCAGTCTGACAATGCTTTATCTTGTGAcacaaatgaataaaaagaaaaccacagtaGGCAGCATACAGATGATTATTAACCACCCTTGTGTTACAGCTACTCACTTCGTTGGCAGAAAATTAAAGCTCGGAACGTTGCAAAACTTCAAGCTTAATTATCCCAAAAGTTTGTAGATGATGTCATTTTCTGTTACAGGCAGTTTTTTGGTGACTCAGATAATCAGCCTTGACAATACCTATAAATTTTCAGAATAATCAACCTAGAAGTTATttcactacttctttttttaaaattattacagtAAGTAAAAACCATTTAATCATTAATTTTTGTAGTCTTTCCTTTATTTACACTGTGGGTAAGATTTCACCTGTTGATGTTCCCCTGATGCCAAAATGCTGGAAGCACCAGCAGAGCTAACTTTGCTCTTCTCCTACTCCTATTGTCTAGTATTTGTATACACTATGTTAATAGTTAAAACTAATTCTCTccactgctgctttccacttcAAGCTCAAATCCTTACACACATAGCATTTGCTTGAATTAGACTGTGTGTTTTTCTGTAGTTAGTTGCAAAGCACATGCTTGTCTACAGCCGTAATCCAAAACAAGGCTTGATGGAAAAATCTACAAACACAAGCCTCCGTTTTGCAAGTCCCCACCATGCCCAGCACGTGCTCCACATCCAGACGGCTTGGCTCATCCCACCAGGCCTGCTGGTGAATTTGCTAAGGGTCACATGCTTGCCCAACAGAAAATTAGGCAGTTCTTCCtatcattttctatttttgatgCTTCCTCTTATGCCTTTGGCTCTTTAAATAATTCCATCTGGACACAATGTAGCTGCTCAGTTTAACTTACAGCATCAAGTTAAAAACAGTCCAGCCAGAGGTATCTCTTACACAAAGGTAAAGAAACAACACGGGATTCAGTTTCATCCAGCAAGCCCCAAAATTTCAGGCTACAAACAAGTAATTAGGGCACAGAGCATAAAAGGACAACAAAAGATGaactgaacacacacacactaagggaaggagagcagcaaCTGACGGCCAGCACTGCTATCTGGCCCCAACCACCACTAAAACCCCactaaaccaaaaccaacaaaaatgaaaagccatTGGTAAATATCTGCATTAACAGACTACTGTTTATAAACAttgaaaagtttttattttatagataAATAGCATGGTGATTTTAAAAGTTCAGAAACAACACATCTTAAAAGCTCTGACTCCCCAAGATACTAAATACTTGTCAGAGTTTATAATTTACCCTTACTCCAGCACTAAGATGGCAGCTTCCTCCTTTTCATATTGCACTTAGAAGTCAAAACCTTCTTGCAAAGGCTACATTGTTTTCAGGTCCTAGCACCGACGCTGACAATTGAAACCAGTGTCTCAAAGTATCTCCAAGTGCAAACAGAAAGTTTAAGGTGTTGTAACTGCCATGCTTAAGCACAGCAACACTGAAAAGTGTTCTCTTTCCAAAGCGAAAGACAACGCTCTCCAGGATTCCCTTAAAGCAGTCAGAAATGGATTGGCATTTGTGATTATTAGGTCTGGACAATCACATACAGTTAAAGTCATAGTCGAGGAGTTTAGGTCATAATTCTTTTGAGCCTACTGCTTCTGAAGtgtattttgcactgttttcatatttattaCTTCCATCACAGCTGAGACAAAAATTTAGTTATTctaagaagaaacaaaaacggacagaaagaaagaacagattCAGTCTTATTCAAAATACACAATACAGCAGTTAGACTTAAATGCTATTCCAAAATAGCACTGAAAAATAGAGGTTGAAACGATGGCAAAGAAATCTCAGTGGAATTTCAGTATGACTGAAGAAATTCGCATTCATTACAAGAATGAGAAGAAGGTATCTTacttcttttaatttctggaagaaaCATGATTATCTATCTTACAATCTGTTTGTAGCATCCCCCAACCAGTAAACTTTCCCAAATTCAAAGTTTTTCCTAATACATAAGTTCTCCTGGAACATGGTTTTGCATGATGTCCGGAATGAAATCAGAATGGTCATAAATTTCAGCAACTTGTAATTTTATCAGGCGAAATGATaggagaaggaaacacaaaagaATTTTTGTGCAGACTACAGGCCAATGCCAGCATAGGCTGCTTTTGATGTCACAGGAACAGTTTAAAGCACCAAGCTCCAGGCCTATGCCACTCCTCAGTGCCTACCTAGTACAGTGTGGACTGTTGTGACTGAAAACAAGTAGGCtaccacaggaaaaaatgtactttttccCTTTAATGGTTTGCACAGActttattctttgcttttaaaaagtcattaaaaacaCCACTGATgtagataataaaaaaaaaagaaaaagcaaagaattgtGTTAAGGGCAGCTTTTATAATTACTCAATTATATATAatttctcaatttcttttttccttttacatttaCCACAAAAGAAGTATCTTTTCATTGATTTCACTCCAAGGGAAAACATAGGAAATCACTTTTTTGCACAGAGGAGTAAAATTGTGGACCAGAAACTTGTTTCCCTACAGGACATTTCAGATGGAGTGTTGCAATTTTGCATCATTAAGGCAAAATGAGGAATACTTCCATCACGTGTCACACAGGGCTCGCCCACTCTGGCCACCTGATAGATCCATAATTAAAAACCTTAGTAGTTACTTGcttgttttaaatagaaaacagtCATTCTCTTCATTGCTTACCAGTTTGAAAGAAAAGGCTCTTTCCGGCCTTCACTCAGAACTTCAGTCTTGTGATTAGATCAGGCATATGCAATTGCTTCAAATCAGCAACAGAAACTAGAACTTGAGCTAAGTGTCAATCAGTTGTAATCTACTGATCTGATTAGAGGCCTTCACAAATGTTTGGTGACGATTGCAAATAACAGCCAAGCAGATAGGAATGATGCAATACCCAACAGTTTTGGGGTCAGCTCTTGTACAGGAATAGAGGAACAAGAACATCTGTAAATACggtattaaaaatattatagtCCACAGCCAAAACGGCAAGGATAGCAGTCGTACTTTTAAGGAGTGTGTCCATGTGGTTCCTTCCTGTGGTTCCTTGGGGTGTTGCTGAATGTGCTCCAGTGCTAGTTTGTTGTAAGTCTCATTGATTTCAAAGACGTAATAAAAAGCCGCAGCACTTGCTAACAAGTACAGCCCCACACCAATCCAGCCCATCCTCTGGCGGAAGTTCATCATTCTCCATGCTCTGCACCTGAAACAAAAGGTGACATAAACATTCAGTACAGCTTGAAAAAAGAGGGGACAGATGAACCTTGGTTTTCCTAAGTTAATTTTCTATAACTTTTCATTACACATTAGTTAAAACAGCACACACATCTATTTCTGAAGACCCGAGTTTTCTCTACAACATAGAAAATCATTACTCTGCCAGCAACAGGTTAACAGCAACAACATAAGAAGCTCCACTGATGGCTCTGCATAGTTTAGGGCTTGCTGGCTAAAGTCAGGTACTGAGGGAACAAGACAAAAGTCATCAACTGGGTAAGTTACTGACCCCATCTGCCCTCAATGTCTCTAGACATAGAGTGGGGATAATGTAAGATTTTCTATAAATATGTAAAGTTTGGAAAGTTCTTTGACATCTGCAAGACAAACATGCTGCTGGACAGCCAGTACAAGAACATCGCTGCTTGTCTGTAGTGCAGCAACATCCAGCTGTATTAAGCTCTAGCTGAGTGCCCATCTATGAACCACAGAAAGGATATTTTCAATTTGAACATGAGGTTCAAGGGTTAGGTTGTACAAAAAATAGGTACTTGCACACATGAAGGTGCTATAACCATGTTACTTGCACCTAACTGtattcctcctgtccctgtgtggACAGTTGCCACAGGCCTTCCAGAGGAACAGAACTGCACACCTGCACTGGTCAATGTCTCGGTGCAGAACAAACCAGACACTCACCACTGGGCACTcttcagaaaaagcacaaattaTTGGAGCCCCACAGACACTACTGGGCTCAATTTTAGCTGCTTCAAATTGCCAGCTGG encodes:
- the TMEM251 gene encoding transmembrane protein 251 translates to MMNFRQRMGWIGVGLYLLASAAAFYYVFEINETYNKLALEHIQQHPKEPQEGTTWTHSLKVRLLSLPFWLWTIIFLIPYLQMFLFLYSCTRADPKTVGYCIIPICLAVICNRHQTFVKASNQISRLQLIDT
- the GON7 gene encoding EKC/KEOPS complex subunit GON7, with translation MAEPVAGTEPGLRQDLVAELRGRDGRTRTVRVPYPVAEEGEAAQLRGLRRALSELQERVVEMLAPLVQEERAAAGGARRGDGGDDDDYDDDEEDQGEDENNVDTAASGDDPPLKRTKVQQP